The Haloprofundus salinisoli region GACCGTCGCGGCCGTCGAGTCGTCGTTCTCGGACATCTCGGTCGCTCAGTTCGACGAAACCGAAACAACGCGGAGCGCCGAGGAACCCGGTTCGGCCGGTGAATCGAACGTGTCCAGCGCAGCCGCCGACACCGCCACTACTGCCGACACCGCCGATACCGACGAAACCGACGAGGTGACCACCGTCGGCGCAGAGACCGAGTCGGCTTCGGAGACGGATGCGGGCGAGACCACACTCGCCGACGTCGGGCAGGTGACCGAAGACGCCGAACTCATCGAGGACGAGAACGTCGAACCGGTCGAGAACCGAGCGGAGTCGAGCACTACCCGGTCGGCGAATCGAAACGACTCGTCGGACGGAACAGTGAGTACGGGCGACGATACCGAGGGATCGACTCCGACCGACGACGCCGAGATAATCGACTGAGCGACGACAGACGACAAACGGTGGACAATCGGCGACGGGCGGGTGAAAACTGACGACTGGTGACCGACGGCCGGTCGGCGGGATGCGAACACAGCGTCGCAGCGGTAAGGGGTCGCTGACGGCCGGCCGGGTTCGAGATCGGTCCGACTAGGCGGCTCTTACAGTTCCGAAACCAGGTCTTCGAGCGCCGCTCGCGGGTCGTCGGCCTTGGCGACGCCGCTGGCGAGGAGGATGCCCTCCGCGCCCAACTCGGCGGCGGCGGTCACGTCGTCGCCCGTCGAGACGCCCGCGCCGCAGAACAGGTCGACCGAGTCGTCGACGGCGTTCACCGCGTCGACGGCGTCGCGGACGATGTCGGGGTCGGCGCTGCTGACCGAGACGTCGCCGCCGATGAGTTCCGGCGGTTCGACGGCGACGGCGTCCGGTCCGAGCGCCGCGACCGCGCCGGACTGTTCGGGGTTGTTCGCGCAGACGATGGTGTCGAGGTTCGCGCGGTCGGCCGCCTGCGTCGACGCGTCGATGTCGGCGA contains the following coding sequences:
- the tpiA gene encoding triose-phosphate isomerase yields the protein MFILVNLKAYPCDPVEVASAAREVSDDSGVRIAVAPQAAHLSRVAETDVETWAQHVSPVEYGSHTGSTLAEAAAEAGATGTLLNHSENRLKLADIDASTQAADRANLDTIVCANNPEQSGAVAALGPDAVAVEPPELIGGDVSVSSADPDIVRDAVDAVNAVDDSVDLFCGAGVSTGDDVTAAAELGAEGILLASGVAKADDPRAALEDLVSEL